ATCAGCCTCGACGATCCTCCTTGCCGTTGCCATCATTAATGCAAACGTCAGGTCGGCCGTGGTTTCAGTCAGTACATCTGGCGTATTGCATATGGTGACGCCGAATTCCTTTGCCCCTTGGAGATCAATATTATCATATCCCACCGCCAGGTTCGCCACGACTTGAAGAAGAGGCGACCGGTGCAGCAGCTCCCTGTCCACCTGATCAGAGAGCATCGTCAGTAAAGCGGAAGCACGTTCTGCTTTATTGAGCAGGACCTCCCTTGGAACAGGGACATCCCCGTGCTCCCACATCTCGACTTCGAAGTGCTCACTCAGCGGCTCCACAACCTCTGCAGGCAGCTTTCTCGTAATATAAATATATGGCTTCAAATGAACTCCCTACCTTCACACTTTTACCTTAGTGTAGCACAAACGGGGAAGCCCATCTTGACGGATAACTCTCTAAAGCCATGCCACAAGGGGGATTCCCCATTTCTTCACCGGCACTTCAGTCATATGATAAAAATCCGACAGGAACGATTCATATTGTTGGGAGTTCTTTAAATAACGCTCGAGTTTATCTTCTACAATCTTCTTCTGCTGTTCAGATCCGGAAATATAATACTCCTCGATGCACTCGAAATAATGAAGGGGAAACAGCAGTCTCGCGTACAGCAATCTCCAGGAAAACGGGGACAGCGGACTGACCGATTCATACTCCTTCATGAACTCCTGCAGATCCGGGTGAAATGTCTGGCTCCTCATGAAATACCGCTCCCTCACCCATTCGGCGATATCCCTGCTCCCATGGTCAAATACCCACTGAAATGGGAAATGGATGGAAACATCTTTTCCCCAGGTCGATTGAAGGAACCGTTCATGGCAAACAGTGCCTGCATCAACCGCAGTCGGGTCTTCATCGAGTTCCGTATCCACCAGGTATTGAATCGCATTTTCAGAGAGGGCATTATAATATGGATAACTCTCCACGAAACGCCGTTCAAACTCATCAGCTGGCTGATCCTGTATGACCTGATAATACGCTTTCTCCAACTGTGACAGACGCTTCTCCCACAGGTCCTTCCACTGCCCCATCCTGTTGATCCGCTCGACTTTCTCTTCAAAGGTCCGTCCCCTGAAATGGAATTTGGCCAGCTTTCTTCCTATTTTATTTTCCGGCGGGGATGGGATGTTTTCATTTCTCAGGACAACGTAGTCATTGTTTTTCTCGACGACGAGGAATCTTCCTTCCTTGTTCGGTACAAACGTTGATACATTCCGGTCACCATGGATTTTCAGATGCTCGGCTAATTTATAAAGTTCCACAAGCGTTTCCTGTTCCATATCCGAAACGCCAACAATACTATATATTAATCCCCCGACCAAATAGCGATCCATCATACCATCGAAATATGCCCGCTCAGGATGCAGCCCAAAGTGATTGATTAATATTTCTTGAGACATACAGATCTCTCCTATCTAAAGTGACCGACATTTTTCCTGTACACATCTATCCGATTTCCTTCCGGATGAATATCCGAATCCCGGGATGGGCAAGAATGAGTACAGAAGCTATTATTATGTCTATTTTTCAATCGGGAATCATATGAGTAAAACAAGGCTTCGTCTAATCGAAACAGGGGTTATATAATCTTTCAAAGAAAAAGGTGAATAGGATGAAGGATAAAGATTCAATGGATTTATTAGAGAAGACGGCAAGAAAATGGCTGCACGAAAGAGGCGTCGAGATTGAAGACATCGCTCAATTGGTCATGTACCTTCAGCAAAAATATCATCCTGATCTGGAATTAAAGGAATGTGTCTATAATGTTGAACGGGTACTGACGAAACGGGAAGTACAGAATGCGATACTGACAGGTATTCAACTTGATATATTAGCGGAGAAAAAGATGCTTGAGCAACCACTCCAATCGATCATTGAAGTGGATGAAGGCTTATACGGGGTCGATGAAATCCTCGCCTTTTCCATCGTGAACGTTTACGGATCGATCGGTTTTACAAACTATGGTTACATCGATAAACAAAAACCGGGAATCCTTGAGCGGTTAAACGATAAATCTTCCGGCGCGTGTCATACATTCCTCGATGATATCGTGGGTGCCATCGCCGCGGCCGCTTCCAGCAGGCTCGCACACCGGGCCGAACACGCAGAATAAACAAATAAAAAAAATCAGACGACCATGGCCGTCTGATTTCTTTAGTGATAGAAGAAGTGTGCTGTTCCTCACTCTATTCAAGACTTTTTAATAAAGATCTTTTTTAACTAACTTTATGATTGCACTTCATAAGATAGTTCTATATAATTACAATTATAGTTGTAATTACGTGCAATTTAATTGTACCAAGAATTTCTCTCCTAC
The nucleotide sequence above comes from Bacillus sp. KH172YL63. Encoded proteins:
- the yutH gene encoding spore coat putative kinase YutH, which encodes MSQEILINHFGLHPERAYFDGMMDRYLVGGLIYSIVGVSDMEQETLVELYKLAEHLKIHGDRNVSTFVPNKEGRFLVVEKNNDYVVLRNENIPSPPENKIGRKLAKFHFRGRTFEEKVERINRMGQWKDLWEKRLSQLEKAYYQVIQDQPADEFERRFVESYPYYNALSENAIQYLVDTELDEDPTAVDAGTVCHERFLQSTWGKDVSIHFPFQWVFDHGSRDIAEWVRERYFMRSQTFHPDLQEFMKEYESVSPLSPFSWRLLYARLLFPLHYFECIEEYYISGSEQQKKIVEDKLERYLKNSQQYESFLSDFYHMTEVPVKKWGIPLVAWL
- a CDS encoding phosphatidylglycerophosphatase A family protein yields the protein MKDKDSMDLLEKTARKWLHERGVEIEDIAQLVMYLQQKYHPDLELKECVYNVERVLTKREVQNAILTGIQLDILAEKKMLEQPLQSIIEVDEGLYGVDEILAFSIVNVYGSIGFTNYGYIDKQKPGILERLNDKSSGACHTFLDDIVGAIAAAASSRLAHRAEHAE